From Planctomycetota bacterium, one genomic window encodes:
- the tsaE gene encoding tRNA (adenosine(37)-N6)-threonylcarbamoyltransferase complex ATPase subunit type 1 TsaE — MHSAAEARADLVVGSEAELDAVTRRLATALPVPAFIALHGDLGAGKTRFVKGLAAASGLDPDLVVSPTYGLIHVLPLPAGCPVRQIVHADLHRLAGPEDLAEIGWDDATRGAAWVCVEWADRVGPALPADRLEVAIEILSEWTRKLTIRAMGPRHAAAAAACAPGSGR; from the coding sequence ATGCATTCGGCGGCTGAGGCGCGTGCCGACCTCGTGGTCGGCAGCGAGGCCGAGCTCGACGCCGTCACGCGCCGGCTCGCGACGGCCCTCCCCGTGCCGGCGTTCATCGCCCTGCACGGCGATCTGGGCGCCGGCAAGACGCGGTTCGTCAAGGGACTGGCTGCGGCGAGCGGGCTCGATCCAGACCTCGTCGTCAGCCCGACGTACGGCCTGATCCACGTCCTCCCGCTTCCCGCCGGCTGCCCGGTGAGGCAGATCGTCCACGCCGACCTCCACCGCCTTGCCGGGCCGGAGGATCTGGCCGAGATCGGCTGGGACGACGCCACGAGAGGGGCTGCGTGGGTGTGCGTCGAGTGGGCCGACCGCGTCGGACCTGCCCTCCCCGCCGACCGCCTCGAGGTCGCGATCGAGATCCTCTCGGAGTGGACACGGAAGCTCACGATCCGCGCGATGGGGCCACGCCACGCGGCGGCGGCGGCCGCATGCGCTCCCGGCAGCGGGCGCTGA
- a CDS encoding isochorismatase family protein produces the protein MRLDPATSLLGVIDIQQRLLPALPGGPAAARRTERVVRAAGLLGVPAVLTEQYPKGLGPTPAELADVLPPAVAKLTFSAAAEVRDAVAAAAAARGAVEGIVLCGFETHVCVAQTALDLLADGFAVFIVVDALASRRAIDHEVGLRRLEGAGAVPVTSEAVVFEWARSAEHPQFQALRRLVLDID, from the coding sequence ATGCGGCTCGATCCCGCCACGTCGCTGCTCGGCGTGATCGACATCCAGCAGCGTCTCCTCCCGGCGCTCCCCGGCGGGCCGGCGGCCGCACGCCGCACCGAGCGCGTCGTCCGGGCAGCGGGCCTCCTCGGCGTGCCTGCGGTGCTCACCGAGCAATACCCCAAGGGGCTCGGCCCGACGCCGGCGGAACTGGCCGACGTGCTCCCGCCGGCGGTGGCGAAGCTCACCTTCAGCGCTGCCGCCGAGGTGCGCGATGCGGTGGCGGCGGCCGCCGCGGCCCGCGGGGCGGTCGAGGGGATCGTGCTATGCGGCTTCGAGACGCACGTCTGCGTCGCGCAGACCGCGCTCGATCTGCTCGCCGACGGGTTCGCGGTGTTCATCGTCGTCGACGCACTCGCCTCGCGCCGCGCGATCGACCACGAGGTCGGCCTGCGCCGTCTCGAAGGTGCGGGGGCGGTGCCGGTGACGAGCGAGGCGGTGGTCTTCGAGTGGGCCCGCTCCGCCGAACATCCGCAGTTCCAGGCGCTGCGCCGCCTCGTGCTCGACATCGACTGA
- the murB gene encoding UDP-N-acetylmuramate dehydrogenase, translated as MTSPSVPAAGPATATPFDDLGIAVGAGEPLAVHTWLGVGGAARYFCEPVDREALARLVRRATELGLPVRVIGGGSNVLVPDAGFPGLVVRLSAPGFCAIAIDDGGSGRIEAGAGAKLVHLVTAAVQAGLAGLETLVAVPGTVGGALVGNAGARGGDIGDRVRAVTVMQADGSVEEREGARLAFGSRWSNLDDGIVLGCRLELDVEDPDQLTKRMQKQWIVERAGQPSGTRSVALLFKDPLGASAESIIAQAGCRGMRVGGASIHGTHANYVTVQAGASSDDVRALVEMVRTQVRQRLGVELAPQIESW; from the coding sequence ATGACATCGCCGTCGGTGCCGGCCGCCGGGCCAGCCACCGCCACGCCGTTCGACGACCTCGGGATCGCGGTCGGGGCCGGAGAGCCGTTGGCGGTCCACACCTGGCTCGGTGTCGGCGGAGCCGCCCGCTATTTCTGCGAACCGGTCGATCGCGAGGCGCTGGCGCGGCTGGTGCGCCGTGCGACCGAGCTCGGCCTGCCCGTGCGGGTGATCGGCGGCGGTTCCAACGTGCTCGTCCCCGACGCCGGCTTTCCCGGGCTGGTGGTCCGGCTTTCCGCCCCCGGGTTCTGCGCGATCGCGATCGACGACGGGGGAAGCGGCCGGATCGAAGCCGGTGCCGGCGCGAAGCTCGTCCATCTCGTGACCGCCGCGGTCCAGGCGGGGCTCGCCGGGCTGGAGACGCTCGTGGCGGTTCCGGGCACGGTCGGCGGGGCATTGGTCGGCAACGCCGGGGCGCGCGGCGGCGACATCGGTGATCGCGTCCGCGCCGTCACGGTGATGCAGGCCGACGGCTCGGTCGAGGAACGCGAGGGGGCGCGGCTGGCGTTCGGGTCGCGGTGGAGCAACCTCGACGACGGCATCGTCCTCGGCTGCCGGTTGGAACTCGACGTCGAGGATCCCGATCAGCTCACCAAGCGGATGCAGAAGCAGTGGATCGTCGAGCGCGCCGGGCAGCCCTCGGGGACGCGGAGCGTGGCGCTGTTGTTCAAGGATCCGCTCGGCGCGAGCGCCGAGTCGATCATCGCCCAGGCCGGTTGCCGGGGAATGCGCGTCGGCGGCGCGAGCATCCACGGGACCCACGCCAACTACGTCACGGTCCAGGCCGGCGCCAGTTCCGACGACGTCCGCGCCCTGGTCGAAATGGTCCGGACCCAGGTCCGGCAGCGCCTCGGCGTCGAATTGGCGCCACAGATCGAGTCGTGGTGA